Within the Paracoccus everestensis genome, the region CTTCGACGTGATCAAGTCGGTGCTGATCGCGGGCCTGCACCAGCACGCCACCACCCTGTGCGTCGAGGTCGGGCGCCAGACCGTGCCCGATCATGTCCGCCCCAGCTTTAACACGCTGGAAGCCGCGTTGCGCGACCTGAAGAAGGCCGCATGATGATCGGAGCGATGGTGATGGCGATCGCGCTGTCGGGCAGCGCCCCGGCCGATCCAGCCCTGTTGCCCGATGCCGCCGCCCTGGCGGACGAGGCGACGGGCTGGCTGCTGGACGGGGAATCCCTGCCCCCGGACTATCGCGCCCGGCTGATGCGGATGCCGCCCGAGGCGCGCCTTCAGGCCCTGGTCTTCCTGCGCCGGGCAGGGCTTCTGACCAGCGATCCCTGGGCGCTGTCCGACATTCTGGATCCCGCCCCGACAAAGGCAGGTGCCGAATGACCGCCGTTCTGCGCGCCAATCGCCTGAAATCCTTCGACACCTCGGTCCTTGTGACCGGGTGCCTGGTGCTGATCGTCATCTCGATGGTGATCCCGCTGCCGCCCGCGATCCTGGATTTCGGCTTTGCCTTGTCGATCGCGGCGGCGGTGCTGATCCTGGTCATGGCCTCCTTGGTGGAACGGCCCACCGATTTCCAGGCCTTTCCGATGCTGCTTCTGGTGACGCTGGTGATTCGGCTGTCTCTGAACGTGTCCTCCACCCGGCTGATCCTAACCCAAGGCCATACCGGCACGGAGGCGGCCGGCCATATCATCAACGGCTTTGCCAGCTTTGTGGCAGGCGGGTCGCTGATGGTCGGACTGACGGTGTTTGCCGTGATCTCCATCGTGAACTTCATGGTCATCACCAAGGGTTCCGGCCGCATGGCCGAGGTCGCGGCGCGCTTTGCCCTGGATTCGCTGCCCGGAAAGCAGATGGCCATCGACGCGGACCTGAATGCCGGCGCCATTGACCACCAGGAGGCCAAGGCCCGCCGCCAGCACGACCAGCAGGAGATCAACTTCTTCGGCTCGCTGGACGGCGCCTCTAAATTCGTCAAGGGCGATGCGGTGGCGGGCATCGTCATCACCCTGGTCAACCTGCTGGTGGGCCTGGGGATCGGCATCCTGTCGCATGGAATGCCGGTGGGCGAGGCAATGGCCACCTATTCCCACCTGACCATCGGCGACGGGCTGGTGGGCCAGATCCCTGCCGTCATCACCTCGATGGCGGCGGCGCTGCTGTTGTCGCGGGGGGGTGCCAACGACACGACCGCGCGGCTGCTTTCCAGCGAGTTGATCCGCGGCTGGCAACCCGTTTCGGTTGTCGCGGCCGCGATGGTGCTGATGTCCTTTGTGCCGGGAATGCCGCGGCTGCTGTTTTTGGCATTCGCCGGGGCCATGGCCTATTGCGGCTGGCGGCTGCACCGCAAAGCCGTCCTGGCCTCGACAGCCCTGCCCGACCTGCCGCCAGAAACCTCTGCCCCGCGCCCCGCCGCCCGGATCGGCGACGTGCTGGACACCGACGAGATCAGCGTGGAGATCGGCACCGATCTGGTGCTGATCGCGCTTGACCAGGCGCGGGGTCTGGGCAGCCGGATCACCAACCTGCGCATCCACATCGCCCGCGCCTATGGCCTGATCCTGCCTGACGTGCGCATCACCGACACCGACGACCTGTATCCCGGCGACTACCAGATACGCATTCATGGCGTCGTGCGCGGGCGCGGCAGCCTGCGGCCCGGCGCGATCCTGGCGCTTGGTCCCGACCACGTCCTGCAGGGTCTGCAGGGCGATGCGGTGCGCGAACCCGTTTACCTCAGCCCCGCCCGCTGGATCGACCGCGACGCCCAGGACGATGCCGCAACGCAAGGAGCCACGGTCGTTACGCCCATGGAGGTTCTGTCCACCCACCTGATGGAGGTCGTCAAGGCCAACCTGTCGTCCCTGCTGACCCTGGGCGCCATGCAGCGCCAGATCGAGGAGTTGAAGACCCTGTCGGACAGCGCGCGGGCCGAACGCAACCGGCGCTATTTCGACGGCATGATCCCCGACAAGGTTTCGCCCGAAACGCTGCTGGCGGTGCTGCGTGCGCTGCTGGATGAAAAGGTCTCGATCCGCAACCTGCCGCTGATCGTCGATGCGATGGCAGAATTCCGAGGCATCGATTCGGTCGAGATGATCTATGAACTGGTCCGCAAGCGGCTGCGCGGCCAGATCACCCAGCAATACAGCGATCCGGCGGGCGGCGTTTCCGCCCTGCAACTGCATCCCGCATGGGAGGCCGAGTTCGTCCGCGCCGACACCGAGACAGGCCGCGCGGGCGGCGGCGCCATGACCCCCGCCTTGTCGCGCAAGCTGCTGGAGGCCGCACGCCGCGCCATGGCCACCGTCGAGCCCGCGCTGCAGACCGTGCTGGTCGCGCCCGATCACCGGCGGCGGATGCTGCGCGCGGTTCTGGGATCGAACGGCATCGCCCTGCCCGTCCTGGGGCTTGAGGAGATCGATCCCGGCGCCGAACTGCGACTGGTCGGCACCATTGAGGTCGAATGATGTGGGACGGGCTTTCCCAGGTGCTGCCGGGCTTTGGCTGGACATGGGTGCTGGTCTATCTTCGCGTCCAGGCCCTGGTCCTGGTCCTGCCGGGACTGGGCGAACGGGTGGTCCCGGTCCGCGTGCGCGCGGCCGCCGCCCTGGCCGTCACGCCGATGCTGGCGGGACTGGTGCCGCCCGCCCTGCCGCCCGCCGATACCCTGTCCACCCTGGGCCAGGCCGCGGGCGAAACGCTGATCGGGCTGGCGGCCGGAATGGGATTGCGGCTGCTGGCGCTGTCGCTGGACATCGCGACCTCTGCCATTGCGGCCACGGCGTCGCTGTCGCAACTGGTGGGCGGCCAGAACGAGGCCGCGCCCCATCCCATCGGCAACCTGGTCCACCTGGCCGGGCTTGCGGTGCTGATGGCCCTGGGCCTGCCGATCCTTTTGGTGCAGCTGATGGCCGACAGTCTGGCGATCTGGCCGCCCGGGGGCTGGCCCGATGCCGATGGCCTGGCGGCCGAGGCGATCCGGCTTGTCGCCCGCGGCTTCTGGATCGCGATGCTGCTGGCCGCGCCCTTCACCCTGGGCGGATTCATGTTCCAGGCGCTGTCGGGCGTCATCAACCGGGTCATGCCTGCCCTGCCGGTGATCTTCATCGGATCGCCTGCGGCAATCATGCTGGCCCTGGCGGCCCTTGCCATGCTGGCGCCGGTGCTGATCGCGCTGTGGGCCGATGCGATCCTGGGCCATGTGCTGCCGGGGGCGCCATGAGCGAGGAAAACGACGACAAGCCCTTCGAGGCATCCGACCAGAAGCTGCGCAAGGCGCGCGAAAAAGGCGACATTCCCCGGTCGGCAGAACTGAATGTTGCGGCGATGTATCTGGGTGTCTGGTTGGCCTTCGCGGTCGGCGGGGGCTTTGCGGTCAAGGCCTGGCTGTCGATGTCCATGCGCGCCCTGGGATCCGAGGGTTGGGCGCCCGGTGCCGCCGGGACCGTGGCCGTTGCGCTTGGCCAATACGCGGGCTGGGCGGTGCTGGCGCTTGCCGCCGTGCCGTCGCTTGTGATGATCGTGGCTCTGATCGGGGCGCGCGGGCTGGTCTTCGCGCCCGGAAAGCTGGCATTCGACATGAACCGCATCAACCCGATGAAGACGGCGTCGCAGAAGTTCGGCAAGTCGGGGCTGGTCAATTTCGCGATCTCGCTGGGCAAGGTGGCGTTTGTCTGCGCGGGCGGGTGGTTCCTGTTCCGCGCGCTTCTGGGCCATCTGATGGCAAGCCCGCTGGCGGGGGATCGCTGGATCGCCGATCTGGGCGTGCTGCTGGGACGGGTGCTGGCCCTGGCGCTTGCGATCTCGGTCCTGTTTGCGGGGCTGGACATGGGTTGGCAATCATTCGACCACCGCCGCAAGAACCGCATGACCCGCAAGGAGATGGAGGACGAATACAAGGATTCCGAAGGCGATCCGCATTTCAAGGCCGCCCGCCGCCAGCGTGCCGTCGAGATTGCCACCAAGCAGATGCTGGCCGATGTCGCGCGTGCCGACGTGGTGATCGTGAACCCCACCCATTACGCCGTGGCCCTGGAATGGAAACGCGGCAGCGGGCGGGCGCCGGTCTGCCTCGCCAAGGGCACGGACGAGGTCGCGGCCCGGATCCGCGAACGCGCGCGCGACAACAAGGTGCCGGTCTTTTCGGACCCGCCCTGCGCCCGCGCGATCCACGCCACGGTCGAGGTGGGCCAGGAAATCCGCCGCGAACAGTTCGCCGCCGTTGCGGCCGCGATCCGGTTTGCCGAAAAGATGCGCGAAAAGGCGAGGGCCGGGTGGTGAAGAACAGCGACAAGCTGGTGCAACTGGAACGCATCGCCCGGATCAAGGCGGAACGCGAACTGAAACGCTTCGCGGCCTTCGGCCTGCATATGACGCAGGCCCAGAACCACGCGGGGGCCATGCGCACCGCGCTTGACCAAAGCTATCGCAGCACTGCCCCCTTGTCCGTAGCCGAGGCGCGCATCGCCAATGCCCAGGCCGGCCGCAGCGCCCGCGAACTGCACCAGGCCGAGGCCGAGGTCGCGCGGATGCTGCCGCGTTTCGACGCCGCCCGCCGCGACGCCGCCCGCGAATTCGGCCGGGCCGAGGTGCTGCTGACCCTGTCGGCGGCCCGCCGCGCAGAGGAGAAGGGGCCGGGGTACTGAACCTTGGGCGCTGCAGAGATGGCGAAATCCGCCCTGCGGAACGCGCCATGCAAAGGGCGCGGCGCAACCCCTTGAGGCATCAACGAGAGAGAACCCGCCTTGCGGGCAATATGGCGGCGCAGGGGGATTTCACCCTGCCCTTTTTCGCCAGCCTCAAGGCTCGGCGCGTTCCGCCGCCGGCCCCCATTTGATATCTACCCAGACCAGCCGATGATTCGACGCGGCCTCAACTGCCGGGGCCAGCGGATCGTCCGGCGCCGGCCAGATCACGCCGCTGTCCGTGACACGCAGCGCCTTGGCAGGCCAGATATAGTCCACGCGCAGGTTGCCCGGCCCGCCGGGATCATAGACCGCCGTATCCAGGGCCGGATCCCCCTTCTGCCCCGCATTGGCCCCGGTCTGGTCGGGCTGGAAAGCCCCCTTTGGCCGGGAATCACGGGCCTGGTCCAACAGCGCGGTCATTGCCTGCGCACGGCCATCGCCATCGGCCAGATCCAGGTTGGGATTGCCCAGCAGGACAAAAGGCGCATCCGGCAGGTGGTGCAGCCAGAAGGCGGCCTCGTCATGGTTGCGGCGGCCGTTCAGATCCTCAGGACCATCGAAGACGGGCGGGGTGGCCGACCAGGCCAGCAGGTGCAGCGGACCCGCATCGGTCAGGACCGGCACGTCCCAATGGGCGGTGGACGACAGGCGCCGGCTTTCGGGCGCCGAGGGCGGCATCAGGTTGCCCGGCAGGTCGCGCCACAGGGCCGCCGAATGGTCCGTGACCGGTCCCAAGGGCAGCCGCGACAGGACCGCCATGGCATTCTGGCCGCTAAACTGACCAAAGCCCTGCGCATCATCCGCCCCGCCGGTCCGCCCGTCGCCGTCCAGATCCAGCCCGGTCGGCATTCCGCTGTTCGGGCGGGCGGCAAAGCGGTGCGGCATCGGGTGGCCCGCCTGGTCCAACACCTCGGCAAAGGCGGACAATGCTAGCCCGTCGTGGTCCCAGTCGATCCCGGTCAGCAGGATCGCATCGGGTGCCGCCTCCGCAATCACCCGGGCTGCGGCCAGAACCTGCGGATCGGCCCGGCGGATATCGCGCAGCAGCAACCCCGGTCCCTTGCGGGTCAGACCGGGATCATAGGTGGCGATACGCAGATCCTGGGCCGCCGCAGGACCGGCAAGGCAAAGGCATATCACCCAGACAAAACGTCCCATGCGGCAGGTGTCGCATGACCCGCACGCCCTGCCAAGCCCCCCTCAGCAGGGCGGCGGGGCCGCGATCAGGCCGGCGCCGAAGATGGCGTCCCGCCCGTCCGGTCCCAGATCGCGCGCCGCATCGCGCAGCCTGTCGCGCAGATCCGCAGCCGTCATCGACGGGTCGCGCTGCCAGATCAGCGCCGCCGCCGCCGTCACGAAGGGCGCGGCAAAGGAGGTGCCGGTCTTGGTCCGCGCCCCGCTGATCGACGCCGCCGTCCAGACATTCACCCCCGGCGCGGCCAGGTCGATGTGTTCGCCCCGGTTCGCGCGGCGATAAACCTGGCCCCGCCGATCGACCGCCGTGACGGCCAGCACCGGATCATAGGCCGCCGGATATGCAGGCGCGGCCCGGGGACCGCCATTGCCCGCCGCCGCGATCATCAGGATATCTTCCGCTGCCATCTGCGCAATCTGCCGGGCCAGCGCGGCATTCGGCGGCCCGGCCAGCGACAGGTTGACGATCCGCACGTCCTGGGCTGTCAGGTAATCCAGAGCCTCGATCAGGGCAAAGGCGTCGGCGCGCTGATCCTGGGCGACCTTCTGAAAGGCATCGACCGCGATCAGTTCGGCCCCCGGAACCAGGCCGGGGCTGCGGCTGTCCCCGTCGCCCACCAGAAGCGCGGCCACGGCGGTGCCGTGCAGCAGGTCGGATGGCGGCGCTTGGGTGTCGATGCGGTGGACATGAATTTTCG harbors:
- a CDS encoding flagellar biosynthesis protein FlhA, which encodes MTAVLRANRLKSFDTSVLVTGCLVLIVISMVIPLPPAILDFGFALSIAAAVLILVMASLVERPTDFQAFPMLLLVTLVIRLSLNVSSTRLILTQGHTGTEAAGHIINGFASFVAGGSLMVGLTVFAVISIVNFMVITKGSGRMAEVAARFALDSLPGKQMAIDADLNAGAIDHQEAKARRQHDQQEINFFGSLDGASKFVKGDAVAGIVITLVNLLVGLGIGILSHGMPVGEAMATYSHLTIGDGLVGQIPAVITSMAAALLLSRGGANDTTARLLSSELIRGWQPVSVVAAAMVLMSFVPGMPRLLFLAFAGAMAYCGWRLHRKAVLASTALPDLPPETSAPRPAARIGDVLDTDEISVEIGTDLVLIALDQARGLGSRITNLRIHIARAYGLILPDVRITDTDDLYPGDYQIRIHGVVRGRGSLRPGAILALGPDHVLQGLQGDAVREPVYLSPARWIDRDAQDDAATQGATVVTPMEVLSTHLMEVVKANLSSLLTLGAMQRQIEELKTLSDSARAERNRRYFDGMIPDKVSPETLLAVLRALLDEKVSIRNLPLIVDAMAEFRGIDSVEMIYELVRKRLRGQITQQYSDPAGGVSALQLHPAWEAEFVRADTETGRAGGGAMTPALSRKLLEAARRAMATVEPALQTVLVAPDHRRRMLRAVLGSNGIALPVLGLEEIDPGAELRLVGTIEVE
- a CDS encoding flagellar biosynthetic protein FliR, producing the protein MMWDGLSQVLPGFGWTWVLVYLRVQALVLVLPGLGERVVPVRVRAAAALAVTPMLAGLVPPALPPADTLSTLGQAAGETLIGLAAGMGLRLLALSLDIATSAIAATASLSQLVGGQNEAAPHPIGNLVHLAGLAVLMALGLPILLVQLMADSLAIWPPGGWPDADGLAAEAIRLVARGFWIAMLLAAPFTLGGFMFQALSGVINRVMPALPVIFIGSPAAIMLALAALAMLAPVLIALWADAILGHVLPGAP
- the flhB gene encoding flagellar type III secretion system protein FlhB: MSEENDDKPFEASDQKLRKAREKGDIPRSAELNVAAMYLGVWLAFAVGGGFAVKAWLSMSMRALGSEGWAPGAAGTVAVALGQYAGWAVLALAAVPSLVMIVALIGARGLVFAPGKLAFDMNRINPMKTASQKFGKSGLVNFAISLGKVAFVCAGGWFLFRALLGHLMASPLAGDRWIADLGVLLGRVLALALAISVLFAGLDMGWQSFDHRRKNRMTRKEMEDEYKDSEGDPHFKAARRQRAVEIATKQMLADVARADVVIVNPTHYAVALEWKRGSGRAPVCLAKGTDEVAARIRERARDNKVPVFSDPPCARAIHATVEVGQEIRREQFAAVAAAIRFAEKMREKARAGW
- a CDS encoding endonuclease/exonuclease/phosphatase family protein, translating into MGRFVWVICLCLAGPAAAQDLRIATYDPGLTRKGPGLLLRDIRRADPQVLAAARVIAEAAPDAILLTGIDWDHDGLALSAFAEVLDQAGHPMPHRFAARPNSGMPTGLDLDGDGRTGGADDAQGFGQFSGQNAMAVLSRLPLGPVTDHSAALWRDLPGNLMPPSAPESRRLSSTAHWDVPVLTDAGPLHLLAWSATPPVFDGPEDLNGRRNHDEAAFWLHHLPDAPFVLLGNPNLDLADGDGRAQAMTALLDQARDSRPKGAFQPDQTGANAGQKGDPALDTAVYDPGGPGNLRVDYIWPAKALRVTDSGVIWPAPDDPLAPAVEAASNHRLVWVDIKWGPAAERAEP
- a CDS encoding S8 family serine peptidase; its protein translation is MPNLMLFLALVLLTLISQPQVQSDGWSLIATALADDDGDDDDDDDDDDDDDDDRVVRRARPAPAAPAPLPTRAENEVLARGLSDADLAALQAEGFALLQSRVLSGGDSLARLLKPASLPMDQARDRVRDLATGASADFNHFYRSEQAGAGTRCDTADCLARYMIGWPAGLSGCAALPRIGMVDTGLNAGHAALSDAKIHVHRIDTQAPPSDLLHGTAVAALLVGDGDSRSPGLVPGAELIAVDAFQKVAQDQRADAFALIEALDYLTAQDVRIVNLSLAGPPNAALARQIAQMAAEDILMIAAAGNGGPRAAPAYPAAYDPVLAVTAVDRRGQVYRRANRGEHIDLAAPGVNVWTAASISGARTKTGTSFAAPFVTAAAALIWQRDPSMTAADLRDRLRDAARDLGPDGRDAIFGAGLIAAPPPC